A region from the Diadema setosum chromosome 13, eeDiaSeto1, whole genome shotgun sequence genome encodes:
- the LOC140236684 gene encoding uncharacterized protein gives MGSSNSKQSSESPRYSVPKKTLKSFPWKSLQRRQCSVNASTMTHSPPSSSAPSSPSRTSSTNSEPPSPSRATECPRNTGGQIRIVIDLARSYHLSTHERSNIRWHTSCQFAPFDDSRLVTCVGVASDVTGRRIDLSSTLYQRDDVVHVWSLDGAKNKCYSVRKRHNDKVAAHCRMMGDGRFICYAEGNRLVFRSSSNPKHFFLRDTLFQPGGVFKYCAVSSNDSYAAAIVQLKGVYKLYVFSTDFFLPFYGQACHEMYPAFLSDCCNSGKDSVECRFTPDGDFIAVSSSKGSLFLVRRQNLSLFRGVFPRLDSQGKSVALSGVGAYAFHPLFAHHLITCCTTQQRLTTYNLNTNSCTLNEPLVEDIGTPDRLSYNSEGTMIAVAGSKSRIAVFYSDTAQVLATLDTNIDCTHCALQIRNPVPGYRPHITDLSFSHDTSHIAGSSDDGLVRVWELPPTMDLQRMCRLAILRQVPAHKVAMLPLPPLLKSYIIGNPR, from the exons ATGGGGAGTTCGAATAGCAAGCAGAGTTCGGAATCACCGCGATACAGCGTCCCGAAAAAGACGCTGAAATCGTTTCCTTGGAAGTCTCTACAGCGCCGACAATGCAGCGTGAACGCGTCGACCATGACCCACTCCCCACCCTCCTCGTCCGCCCCTTCGTCGCCTTCGCGCACGTCCTCGACGAACTCGGAACCGCCGTCACCCTCGCGCGCGACCGAGTGTCCGCGCAACACCGGCGGCCAGATCCGCATCGTGATCGACCTGGCACGTTCCTACCACCTCAGTACCCACGAACGTTCGAACATTCGATGGCACACGTCATGCCAGTTCGCTCCCTTCGATGACTCTCGCCTGGTCACGTGTGTTGGCGTGGCCAGCGACGTCACGGGACGACGCATCGACCTCAGCTCGACGTTGTACCAACGGGATGATGTCGTCCATGTCTGGAGCCTCGACGGCGCGAAAAATA AGTGCTACTCGGTAAGAAAACGTCACAATGACAAAGTGGCAGCCCATTGCAGGATGATGGGCGACGGGAGATTCATCTGCTACGCCGAAGGCAACCGTCTGGTGTTCAGGAGCagctccaacccaaagcacttCTTTCTGAGGGACACGCTCTTTCAGCCGGGCGGCGTCTTCAAGTATTGCGCGGTGTCCTCCAACGACTCGTACGCAGCGGCCATCGTGCAGCTCAAAGGCGTCTACAAGCTCTACGTGTTCTCTACTGATTTCTTCCTGCCGTTTTACGGGCAGGCGTGCCACGAGATGTACCCCGCGTTCCTCAGTGACTGTTGCAACAGCGGAAAGGACAGCGTGGAGTGTCGCTTCACCCCAGACGGGGATTTCATCGCTGTCAGCTCGTCGAAGGGTTCGCTCTTCCTGGTGCGCCGACAGAACCTGTCACTCTTTCGCGGAGTGTTTCCCCGCCTGGACTCGCAGGGTAAGTCCGTGGCACTGTCGGGTGTAGGGGCGTACGCTTTTCACCCGCTGTTTGCGCACCACCTCATTACCTGCTGCACCACGCAGCAGCGTTTGACGACCTACAACCTGAATACCAACTCTTGTACGCTCAACGAACCGCTGGTCGAGGATATCGGCACGCCCGACCGACTGAGCTACAATAGCGAGGGGACCATGATCGCCGTGGCAGGATCCAAGTCGCGAATCGCGGTCTTCTACTCGGACACGGCACAGGTGCTGGCCACTCTGGACACGAACATCGACTGTACTCACTGTGCCTTGCAGATCCGCAACCCCGTGCCCGGCTACCGGCCCCACATCACAGACCTCTCCTTCTCGCACGACACGTCCCACATCGCCGGCTCCTCGGACGACGGTCTGGTCCGCGTCTGGGAGCTCCCGCCCACCATGGACCTGCAGAGGATGTGTAGGCTGGCCATCTTGCGGCAGGTTCCCGCTCACAAGGTGGCCATGTTGCCTCTGCCGCCGCTACTTAAATCCTACATCATCGGCAATCCTCGCTAA